One window of Mediterraneibacter butyricigenes genomic DNA carries:
- a CDS encoding ROK family protein translates to MKYYLGLDVGGTNLAAGIVDENCNLLHKESIPAGAGRSVEEITSDMAKVSKSVVKHLGLPMSKISFWGIGMPSYVNPQTGLLVHANCFGWKNLDIYSYLQKHSSLPIYIENDANCAALGEVLAGAGKGYHDVLMLTLGTGLGGGIILNKKIYAGADMMGAELGHTKLCYHGSSCTCGQLGCAEAYCSATALIRQAKEALQGNESSVMYELCGKNPEQLNAKMVVDAYKMGDQVAQNVFLQYVDYLSCAMSSFIVIFRPEIIILGGGVSNVGDTLLLPLKKKVMENTYAADVIGVPEIRLAECGNDAGIIGAAMLEKYGMDRKKNGVS, encoded by the coding sequence ATGAAATATTATCTGGGATTAGATGTAGGTGGCACAAATCTTGCGGCAGGAATAGTGGATGAGAACTGTAATTTACTACATAAAGAGAGTATTCCGGCGGGAGCCGGACGAAGTGTAGAAGAGATTACATCGGATATGGCGAAGGTGTCGAAAAGTGTAGTGAAGCACCTGGGACTTCCTATGTCTAAGATTTCTTTCTGGGGAATTGGAATGCCAAGTTACGTAAATCCACAGACGGGTTTACTGGTTCATGCCAATTGTTTTGGCTGGAAAAATCTTGATATCTATTCCTATTTGCAAAAGCATAGTTCTCTGCCGATTTATATTGAAAATGATGCGAATTGTGCAGCACTTGGCGAAGTGCTTGCAGGTGCGGGGAAAGGGTATCATGATGTGTTGATGTTGACTCTGGGAACCGGACTGGGCGGCGGAATTATCCTGAATAAAAAGATTTATGCAGGTGCCGATATGATGGGAGCAGAGTTGGGGCATACCAAATTATGTTATCACGGCTCCTCCTGTACATGTGGACAGTTGGGGTGCGCGGAAGCGTACTGCTCGGCAACAGCATTGATCCGGCAGGCAAAAGAAGCACTTCAGGGAAATGAATCTTCGGTCATGTATGAGTTGTGCGGAAAGAATCCGGAGCAGTTGAATGCAAAAATGGTAGTGGATGCTTATAAGATGGGAGATCAGGTTGCACAAAATGTATTCTTACAATATGTGGATTACCTTTCCTGTGCGATGTCCAGTTTTATCGTGATCTTTCGTCCGGAGATTATTATATTGGGCGGAGGAGTTTCTAATGTGGGAGACACATTGCTCCTTCCATTAAAAAAGAAAGTTATGGAGAATACTTATGCGGCTGATGTGATTGGAGTCCCGGAAATTCGTCTGGCAGAATGTGGAAATGATGCAGGGATCATCGGGGCTGCGATGTTGGAAAAATATGGAATGGACCGAAAAAAGAATGGGGTGTCATAA
- a CDS encoding DUF1284 domain-containing protein produces MNLILRPHHLLCTQSYEGRGYSPQFVENMDKITDILRKPTPTRICLKRDTDSLCEKCPNKLGENQCRGQDHVKKIDEKVLQYFHLEEKEYEYQSLIGKIREEMKEEILEDICGECSWYQNDGCIIRECVGIEG; encoded by the coding sequence ATGAATCTTATATTACGCCCTCATCATTTGTTATGTACGCAAAGTTACGAAGGTCGGGGTTATAGCCCTCAGTTTGTGGAGAATATGGATAAAATTACAGACATTCTTCGCAAGCCAACCCCGACCCGAATTTGTCTGAAAAGAGATACGGACAGCCTTTGTGAAAAATGTCCGAACAAGCTGGGTGAAAATCAGTGTCGCGGGCAGGACCATGTGAAAAAAATCGATGAGAAGGTGCTTCAGTATTTTCATTTGGAAGAAAAGGAGTATGAGTATCAGAGCCTGATCGGAAAAATCCGGGAGGAAATGAAAGAAGAGATCCTGGAAGATATCTGTGGAGAATGTAGTTGGTATCAGAACGATGGCTGCATTATTCGGGAATGTGTGGGAATTGAAGGGTAA